One stretch of Methanofastidiosum sp. DNA includes these proteins:
- a CDS encoding gamma carbonic anhydrase family protein, producing MINDELDIHPEAFVHEKAFINGKVKIGKNSSVWPFAALRGDIDRIELGEGSNVQDNAVVHTDNGKPAIIGNNVVIGHCAVVHGAFIGNNVLIGINATVLSGARVGNNCIIGAGAVVNENMEIPDNSIAVGVPAMVIKRADENTVERIKKNAESYVELSKKYKK from the coding sequence ATGATAAATGACGAGTTAGATATTCATCCTGAAGCTTTTGTCCATGAAAAGGCATTTATCAATGGCAAGGTAAAGATAGGAAAAAACTCTAGCGTCTGGCCATTTGCCGCTTTAAGAGGCGACATCGATAGAATTGAATTAGGAGAGGGCAGTAATGTCCAGGACAATGCTGTAGTTCACACTGACAATGGAAAGCCAGCGATTATCGGAAATAACGTTGTCATCGGCCACTGTGCAGTTGTGCATGGTGCATTTATTGGAAATAACGTCTTGATAGGCATAAACGCGACAGTCCTAAGTGGCGCAAGAGTTGGAAACAACTGCATAATCGGTGCTGGGGCAGTTGTAAATGAGAACATGGAAATACCTGACAACTCAATTGCCGTAGGTGTTCCTGCAATGGTGATTAAGAGAGCTGATGAGAATACTGTCGAGAGGATAAAGAAAAATGCCGAGTCATATGTTGAGTTATCAAAAAAATACAAAAAATGA
- the uppS gene encoding di-trans,poly-cis-decaprenylcistransferase: MFFSSLSKNIPHFILGPAYRIYEKNLISEIKEERVPSHVGLIMDGNRRFAASKGLPSYFGHEMGMKKAEELLDWANEIGIKVVTLYAFSTENFKRDSEEVKYIMDMLERKFREAATNKKIIDNRVRVKAIGNISLLPENVKEAINEGEAATEKYDNMTLNICVAYGGRMEIIEAIKRILDSCNGGGVDPEEIDAKLLSENLFTKGLPDPDIIIRTGGEVRLSNFLLFQSAYAELFFLNVYFPLIRKIDFLRVIRDFQRRNRRFGR, translated from the coding sequence ATGTTCTTTTCATCACTATCCAAAAACATTCCCCATTTTATCCTTGGGCCAGCCTACCGTATCTATGAAAAAAATCTCATAAGCGAGATAAAGGAAGAAAGGGTTCCAAGCCATGTAGGCCTAATAATGGATGGCAATAGGAGATTTGCCGCTTCAAAAGGTCTCCCTTCATACTTTGGGCATGAGATGGGTATGAAAAAGGCGGAGGAGCTTTTGGACTGGGCAAATGAGATTGGAATTAAGGTAGTAACATTATACGCTTTTTCAACAGAGAATTTCAAGAGGGATAGTGAAGAGGTCAAATACATAATGGATATGCTTGAGAGGAAGTTCAGAGAGGCTGCCACGAATAAAAAAATAATTGATAACAGAGTAAGGGTAAAGGCGATAGGGAATATTTCACTCCTCCCTGAAAATGTGAAAGAGGCAATAAATGAAGGGGAGGCGGCAACTGAAAAGTATGATAACATGACGCTGAACATCTGTGTAGCCTATGGAGGCAGGATGGAGATTATAGAGGCTATAAAGAGAATACTTGATAGTTGTAATGGCGGCGGAGTTGATCCCGAAGAGATAGACGCAAAACTATTGAGTGAAAACCTCTTTACAAAGGGGCTACCTGACCCAGACATAATCATTAGGACGGGCGGAGAGGTAAGACTCAGTAATTTTCTTTTATTCCAATCTGCTTATGCTGAATTATTCTTTTTGAACGTTTATTTTCCCCTTATAAGGAAAATCGATTTTTTAAGGGTCATAAGGGATTTTCAACGAAGGAACAGAAGATTCGGAAGGTAA
- a CDS encoding TIGR00288 family NYN domain-containing protein, with translation MGSISRKKRKADRMIGLLIDGPNILRKEFDINLEDIKKILEDMGDIRIGKVLLNQFAPHGLIEAIANQGFDAIVVTGDIDVRMGVEAMEIIYNENINTVAIATRDADFVPILAKAKEHGKETIVIGAEPGFSIALQNTSDFVIKMGKIPPEAVEEEEELMIEGEELEDSY, from the coding sequence ATGGGATCAATATCCCGCAAAAAAAGAAAGGCCGATAGGATGATAGGCCTTCTTATTGATGGCCCCAATATTTTAAGAAAAGAGTTTGATATTAATCTAGAAGATATTAAAAAGATCCTAGAAGATATGGGAGACATTAGGATAGGAAAGGTTCTATTGAATCAGTTTGCTCCTCACGGCCTTATTGAGGCAATTGCAAATCAGGGTTTTGATGCTATTGTTGTTACAGGAGATATTGATGTTAGGATGGGTGTTGAAGCAATGGAAATTATCTACAATGAAAACATCAACACCGTTGCAATAGCTACAAGGGATGCAGACTTTGTCCCTATACTTGCAAAGGCCAAAGAGCACGGTAAGGAAACAATAGTCATAGGAGCAGAACCAGGTTTTTCTATAGCCCTTCAAAACACTTCAGACTTCGTTATCAAGATGGGAAAGATCCCTCCTGAAGCAGTCGAAGAAGAAGAGGAGCTTATGATTGAAGGAGAAGAACTAGAGGACTCCTATTAA
- a CDS encoding phosphoribosyltransferase: MDILYLEWSKVDEAIWTMCDLIKKDYDFDVIVGISRGGLIPAVRISHIFDNKRLLLMEAKYYKDIGVRDEKPQITLTLKKEDVLGKKILLVDDVADTGVTLVAVKEYIEGLSPKEVRVAVVASKPISIVKPDYTVFNTDKWIIFPWEKMPVEKRK; this comes from the coding sequence ATGGATATCCTTTATCTTGAGTGGAGCAAGGTAGACGAAGCTATATGGACCATGTGTGACCTCATAAAAAAAGACTATGATTTTGACGTCATTGTCGGTATTTCAAGGGGCGGACTAATACCTGCAGTAAGGATCTCCCATATCTTTGACAATAAACGTCTTTTGTTGATGGAAGCTAAGTATTACAAGGACATAGGAGTTAGAGATGAAAAGCCCCAGATTACTTTAACTTTGAAAAAAGAGGATGTCCTTGGAAAAAAGATCCTCCTTGTGGACGATGTCGCGGATACAGGTGTGACGCTCGTTGCCGTCAAGGAGTATATAGAGGGGCTCTCCCCAAAGGAAGTTAGGGTTGCAGTAGTTGCCTCAAAGCCAATATCAATTGTGAAGCCAGATTATACAGTTTTTAACACAGACAAATGGATAATATTCCCATGGGAGAAGATGCCTGTGGAGAAGAGGAAATGA
- the thpR gene encoding RNA 2',3'-cyclic phosphodiesterase: MGEDACGEEEMRSFISMDITSKELLDKIKSFQTNLKNSACPMKVVERENLHLTLKFLGEIGESSYKRIVESLSPSLSEFSSFEVNLKGTGFFPSISDLRVIWIGMDAPEIVYIQKDIDETLKTMGFKEDRKFVPHLTVSRVKSSLNKKSLLNVLDEYKDYEFGSQQITSINFKKSTLTPQGPIYETLKEFKLKSV, encoded by the coding sequence ATGGGAGAAGATGCCTGTGGAGAAGAGGAAATGAGAAGTTTTATCTCGATGGATATTACCTCAAAAGAGTTATTGGATAAAATAAAGTCTTTTCAAACAAATTTAAAAAATTCGGCGTGTCCGATGAAGGTAGTCGAGAGGGAAAATCTTCACCTGACATTAAAGTTTTTAGGAGAGATTGGTGAATCATCTTACAAGAGAATAGTTGAGTCGCTTTCTCCGTCACTGTCTGAGTTTTCTTCATTTGAAGTCAATTTAAAGGGAACTGGATTTTTCCCAAGTATCTCTGATCTAAGGGTCATATGGATAGGTATGGACGCCCCAGAGATAGTCTATATCCAGAAAGATATTGACGAAACTCTGAAAACAATGGGATTTAAAGAGGATAGGAAGTTTGTGCCTCACCTCACAGTTTCACGAGTTAAAAGCTCTCTAAATAAAAAATCACTTTTGAATGTCCTTGATGAGTATAAGGATTACGAGTTTGGGAGTCAACAAATAACAAGTATAAACTTCAAAAAAAGCACACTTACACCGCAGGGGCCCATATACGAAACTTTAAAAGAATTTAAGCTAAAGAGTGTATAA
- the cca gene encoding CCA tRNA nucleotidyltransferase, giving the protein MFSDIKAHVLKEIVPSDIERKEVTSLATRIVEHLTQKISREKINARVEVVGSIAKDTWISKDRDLDIFIVFDKSIPLEELKKMGLILGKIELEGFTSETAYANHPYTINRFKEFKIDVVPCYDSIEIITAVDRTPHHTRFVKENIGELRNDVRLLKQFMKGVGVYSSEQKIQGFAGYLCELLIIHYKSFENVLKSAANWEYGEYIDIKKKGNKCDFKDPLIVIDPVDPKRNVASALSLDRLSEFIHYSRIFLESPSVEYFKKKKKLFVKRFPESEVYVIMFEGEMLDDIIYPQLRKSAKYISTILEKNDFKPLSYGLFKKGEFSGIVFEMEKYLLSPVVKHYGPKVFDRANYDSFISKYKETFIEGDRVYTLRPRNFSNPLGLFLNILNEKEGIGKNMKSMSFKILKDERALSFLIGEEADIYI; this is encoded by the coding sequence ATGTTTTCTGATATTAAGGCACATGTTCTAAAAGAAATAGTTCCAAGTGATATAGAAAGGAAGGAAGTAACCTCACTTGCCACTAGGATAGTAGAACATCTGACTCAAAAAATATCAAGAGAAAAGATAAATGCGAGAGTTGAGGTAGTAGGCTCAATTGCAAAGGACACCTGGATATCTAAAGACAGGGACCTCGATATTTTTATCGTTTTTGACAAATCTATTCCTTTAGAAGAGCTAAAAAAGATGGGTTTAATCCTCGGGAAAATTGAGCTAGAAGGATTCACTTCTGAAACGGCCTACGCAAACCACCCTTACACAATAAACAGGTTCAAAGAGTTTAAGATTGATGTTGTCCCATGCTATGACTCTATTGAAATAATCACAGCTGTTGACAGGACACCACACCACACAAGATTTGTAAAGGAGAATATCGGCGAGCTTAGAAATGATGTCCGCCTGTTAAAGCAGTTCATGAAGGGCGTAGGAGTCTACTCGTCAGAGCAGAAGATCCAGGGGTTTGCAGGATATTTATGTGAGCTTTTAATAATACACTACAAGAGCTTTGAAAACGTGTTGAAAAGTGCAGCAAACTGGGAGTATGGGGAGTATATAGATATTAAAAAGAAGGGAAATAAATGTGACTTTAAAGATCCACTTATAGTAATAGATCCGGTAGACCCAAAAAGAAACGTTGCTTCTGCACTATCCCTTGATAGACTCTCAGAGTTCATACACTACTCGAGAATCTTCTTAGAATCACCTTCTGTTGAATACTTTAAGAAGAAGAAAAAACTTTTTGTAAAAAGATTCCCAGAATCAGAGGTCTATGTAATTATGTTTGAAGGCGAGATGCTTGATGATATAATCTACCCACAACTTAGAAAAAGTGCAAAATACATATCCACGATACTAGAAAAAAATGACTTTAAGCCACTTTCATATGGGCTTTTCAAAAAAGGAGAGTTCTCAGGGATAGTTTTCGAGATGGAAAAGTATCTACTCTCCCCAGTAGTAAAACACTACGGCCCAAAGGTATTTGACCGCGCCAACTATGATAGTTTTATCTCTAAGTACAAGGAGACCTTCATAGAAGGGGATAGAGTATATACCCTAAGGCCCAGGAACTTTTCTAACCCCCTCGGCCTCTTTCTAAATATCTTAAATGAAAAAGAAGGTATTGGGAAAAATATGAAATCTATGTCTTTCAAAATACTAAAGGATGAGCGAGCTTTGTCCTTCTTAATAGGCGAAGAGGCAGATATCTATATCTAA